Genomic window (Verrucomicrobiota bacterium):
GTTGCGCCGAATTTTGCCTGGGGCTGCGTTGCTCCTCGGTCACAGCCCCACTGGCGGGGGATGCTCGCTCGTCGCGCCTTGCCCCAGGCCAAATTGGGCGCAACGAACGTGAGCGTATTTACGAAACAGACCCTAAACACAGTGCATAGCTCCAGCATTCAGGAAGAAATTCGTTTTTCTTCACCCTTGATCTTGTCCTGCCGCCTCTTCGGGGCAGGCTGGAAGCCTGCCCTACTTCGACTACCGATTGACCATTTTGCCGTAATCGGCGGCGCTCAGGAGACTGTTGAGTTCAGCCGGTTGCGACATCTGGATTTTGTAGAACCATCCCCCCTCATACGGTTCCGCATTCACGAGCGCGGGGTCGTCCACGACAGACTGATTGACTTCAACAACCTTGCCGCTCACCGGCGCATACACGTCGCTGGCGGTTTTCACGGACTCAACGACGGCGCAGGCGTCGCCAGCTTTGAGGTCGCGGCCTTTCGCGGGCAATTCCACGAACACCACATCGGTCAGTTCATGCTGGGCGTGATCGGTGATGCCAACGGTCGCGACGTTGCCATCGACGCGCACCCATTCGTGGGTTTTGGCATATTTCAATTCGGAAGGAACTTTGGTCATAAGCCGCAATCCAAAGGGCGTTGCGCAGAAGGCTTCGCCAAGTAGCGCAGAGTTGCCATCTGCCGTATCGCGGAATTGCATTCCGCAGGCTCCAGACAGGCGCCAAGGCCCTCGAACTTGTGGAAGCGCTGCCGATTGCAAATCGGCGATACGGCAGAGTGCAACTCTGCGCTACGGAGAAATCCCGTTTCTGCGATCGTCACCACGCGTCCGGTGTAAAGGTTGCCCCTGGTTTCGTCAAACGGGTTTCTTGTAAATCGGCTTCGGAACGATGACGGCGGGCGAGCGTTTGCCGCGAATCTCAATTTGAATGGCGGTTCCAGGCTTCGCGGTTTCCGCCGGGACATAGCCCAGTCCAATGCCCACTCCGAACGTCGGGCTCTGCGTCCCGCTCGCCACTTCGCCGATTCTTTTTTCACCCGTCGCGGCGTTCCAAATTGGATAACCCGGCCGTGGCGGGGCAGATTTTTCGGCCATCTTGAAAGCAACGCATTTTCGGGTCACGCCGTTCTCCTTCTGGGCAGCCAGCGCGGTGCGGCCGATGAATTCTCCCTTGTCGAGCGCAACGAAAAAGGCAAGCCCGGCCTCCAGCGGCGTCGTGTCTTCGTTCAGTTCGTGGCCGTAAAGCGGATAGCAGGCCTCAGTGCGCAATGTGTCCCGCGCGCCCAGACCCGCCGGTTTCAACCCGCACGGCAGGCCCATCATCATGACTTGCTGCCAGACCGATTCGATGGCCTCGGCCTCGGCGACGATCTCGAAACCGTCCTCTCCGGTGTAGCCTGTCCGGGCAATCCAAAGCCGGACGTCGTTCCACTGCACCGCGCCAATCTGGTTCTTCTTCAGCTCGGACGGCTTGCAGACGAGTGTTCCGCCTACCAGCGGACCTGGAAAACAAGCGTCGATGAACGCCGCCACTTTGGGGCCCTGGATCGCGACCGCAGCCATCCGATCGGAAACGTCGTCCAGCTCGGTCCCTTTGGCCGGCGCAGATTTCTGGAAGTGCGCCTTCAACCAAACGACGTCGGCGTCGATGCGCGAGACATTAATAATCAAAAGGAAATCCTGCTCCCCCAGCCGGTAGGCGTAGAGATCGTCGATCACGCCGCCGCGCTCGTTGCACAGGAGCGTGTACTGGCCCTGGCCCGGAGTGAGCTTGCGAAGATCGTTGGTCAGAACCGAATTCAAGAACGCCAGCGCGGAAGGGCCGGTCACCGAGACCTCGCCCATGTGCGAAATGTCGAACATCCCGGCGGCGGTGCGCACAGCCTGGTGTTCGTCCATGATGCTTGTGTATTGCACCGGCATTTCCCAGCCGCCGAACTCGACCAGGCGCGCGCCGAGTTTCTGGTGAGTTTCGTAAAGCGGAGTGCGTTTTAGCATGTGGTTCTCCAGCAAAGTTGGACGCGATCTTACGAGTTACGATTTACGCATTACGTCTTACGCATCACGCTTTGCCGATTGCGGATTCTGGAGTGCCGAGTGCGGAATGCGGATTTGAGATTTCAAATTTCAAATTTGAGATTTGAGACCGTCGGTCATCCCCACTTTTCCGTCTTCATCTGGTCCTTGGGAAAACCCAGGTCGCGCAGCACGAGGTTCTCCGCAAACTCGACCAGCTCATTGGGCCCGCACGCATAGAAGACCGTCTTCGGCGGATCGTGGATGTGTTCGCGGACCCAGGCGGCGTCGATGCGCCCGCGCCGTCCGGTCCAGGCATCCTGCGGATGAAGGCGCGTGCAGGTCACGTAAAAATCGAAGTTCGGGTTGTCCATTTCCATCTGGTGGAACTCGTCGTTGAAGATGATGTTAATCCTCGGGCCACTTGAGGTGGATGGTTTTGGTGTCCGGCAACTCCATCGTCACCGACTCGATCACCATTTCAATGGGTTTCTTCGCCATGGACTAAGCTACTCGATAAACCCGGAACTGCACGGTCACAACTTCAACCGCTTCAACAATTCCTCCGTCAAGACTTCATAAGCGGCCGCTGCGGCGCTGTATTTGTCGTAGTGAATAATCGGTTTGCCGTAGCTTGGCGCCTCGGCCAGGCGTGTGGTGCGGGGAATGACCGTGTCGAACACCAATTCGCCAAAGTGATTCCGAACTTCGCTGACGACCTGCTGGGAAAGCTTCGTGCGCCCGTCGAACATCGTCATCACGACCCCGAGCAGCGCCAGTTGCGGGTTGACGCCGGTGTCCCGAAGCTGATTGAGGATTCGCGTGATGGTCGAAATCCCTTCGAGCGCGTAATACTCGCATTGCAGGGGCACCACGAGCCAGTCCGCCGCGCCAAAAACGTTCAACGTCAGAATGCCCAGCGCGGGCGGGCAATCGATCAGGATCAGGTCGTAGCGTTGAGACTTTTGAATCGGGTCGAGCGCGTGGTGCAGCCGGCGGAGGTGGTCGTCAAGCCGGGAAAGCTCGATCTCCGCGCCGCACATGTCGGTCTCGCTGGGAATAATGTCGAGCCGCTCGAAGGCGGTCGCTTTGATCTTGTCGGCCAGGCTGCCTTCGCCGAGGAGCGGCCGATACGCGCTCGCGCCTTCGGTCTTTTCCAGACCGACGCCGCTGGTGGCGTTGGCTTGCGGGTCGAGGTCCACCAACAAGATTTTTTTTCCCGTGGCCGCCGCACACGCCGCAAGATTCACCGACGTGGTGGTTTTTCCCACGCCTCCCTTTTGATTGGCAACGGCGATAACGGCGGTCGGCACGCGGGGATTTAATGAAACTGCCAGGGCAAGTGCAAGGAATTCGACGTTTCCCTCAGTTCCCTCAGTTAACTGGCAACTGACAACTGACAACTGATATGCTAGAAAGTGCCAACCCCAAACACCGGACCGCTTATGGCAACACTGGAATCAACCGACTCGCCTGCGGGCAGACTGGCGGGCACAAGCGTCAATCTCTCGGGCGTCGGCAAAGTCGAACTCACTCACCTGCTCAATCAGAACAGCGAGACGTCGGTCTATGCCACCACGCACCCCGGACTGATCTTGAAAACGTTCGACGTGGACTGCGGAAAGGAAGACGAACTGAGTTACGGTCCCTACCTGAGATTCCGCGTCGAGGTGGAAAACTTTCAGGACATTCAAGGGATCGAAGAGTTGAGCAGCCGGGTCCCGGCTTTTTTTGGGTCGGACGTGGAGGTGGAGCGCAAGTTCGCGTTCATCGCCATGGAATACCTTCAAGGAGACAACTTGCTGGCGTGGGCGCAGTCCGCCGCGGACGCAGGCTATCCCGAGGGCTGGGTCTCGCAGTTTCGAGCGGCGCTGTATGAAACGCTCGCGGTTGTGAGTTTGTTCCACCGTCACGGGATCATCCTGATCGATTTCAAACCCGACAACGTCATCCGGCTTTTTGACGAACGAGTGAAGTTCGTCGATCTGGGCGCGTTCTTCACGCCGCGCCACGGCCGCGATACGGAGAACTATGTCTATTCCGCGACGCCGGATTACGCGGAGTTGATCATCGACGCGTCGAACGTCCAGACCGGGCTGCCGCTGACGCAGGGGTCGGATATTTTTTCGGCCGGGGTTGCGTTTTTCGAGCTGGCCATCGGGAGTTCCCGGCTTTCGATTGCCGATGAGACCGCGGATCAAATGCTCGCGCAGCCCTCGCTTTATCGGTTCCGGGATTCTCA
Coding sequences:
- the gcvT gene encoding glycine cleavage system aminomethyltransferase GcvT, which gives rise to MLKRTPLYETHQKLGARLVEFGGWEMPVQYTSIMDEHQAVRTAAGMFDISHMGEVSVTGPSALAFLNSVLTNDLRKLTPGQGQYTLLCNERGGVIDDLYAYRLGEQDFLLIINVSRIDADVVWLKAHFQKSAPAKGTELDDVSDRMAAVAIQGPKVAAFIDACFPGPLVGGTLVCKPSELKKNQIGAVQWNDVRLWIARTGYTGEDGFEIVAEAEAIESVWQQVMMMGLPCGLKPAGLGARDTLRTEACYPLYGHELNEDTTPLEAGLAFFVALDKGEFIGRTALAAQKENGVTRKCVAFKMAEKSAPPRPGYPIWNAATGEKRIGEVASGTQSPTFGVGIGLGYVPAETAKPGTAIQIEIRGKRSPAVIVPKPIYKKPV
- a CDS encoding ParA family protein, which gives rise to MPTAVIAVANQKGGVGKTTTSVNLAACAAATGKKILLVDLDPQANATSGVGLEKTEGASAYRPLLGEGSLADKIKATAFERLDIIPSETDMCGAEIELSRLDDHLRRLHHALDPIQKSQRYDLILIDCPPALGILTLNVFGAADWLVVPLQCEYYALEGISTITRILNQLRDTGVNPQLALLGVVMTMFDGRTKLSQQVVSEVRNHFGELVFDTVIPRTTRLAEAPSYGKPIIHYDKYSAAAAAYEVLTEELLKRLKL
- the gcvH gene encoding glycine cleavage system protein GcvH, translated to MTKVPSELKYAKTHEWVRVDGNVATVGITDHAQHELTDVVFVELPAKGRDLKAGDACAVVESVKTASDVYAPVSGKVVEVNQSVVDDPALVNAEPYEGGWFYKIQMSQPAELNSLLSAADYGKMVNR